TTCCAACctgtcttctccttcctcctcaaaATACCCCAGTCCCATCGAAGGTCATGCTGCCCAGCCAGCTCACTGTGAGCCTTTCCTATTCTTCCTTATTGCTGGCATCTATGAATCTGACCTCACTCACTGAGGACTTTAGTTCCTGACTCAGTCTTCCTCTGAGTAGCATCAGTACTGACCTCTTAGTTCCTTGACTTTCTCAACTCCAATAATCTTCATTTCACTTTAGCTACCCACCACCACAGTCACAACCATGACCTTATCATGACCAATAAGCTGCAGCACTTTCAAAGTATCACCTTCAactatctccctccctcactcccaccttcCTTACTCTAGAATTCCCACTGCAAAAATCCTTTAGCCTCACTGGTGTCTCTAATCCACTGACTACTTTTTCATTGTCCATGACCCCCTCCTGTCTCCACTCATGTCTTACCATTGGTCAGCGATCCATCATGATTGTTTTGCAAATACTCTCAAGTATCTTGCTGCTCTAATCCTTCTTTGTACGAGCCTGGCAAAATCCCAACCCTCATTGACTCCAATCACTCACTTTGTCTATTCCAGCAGCTCAATGTTgccagaagggggaaaaaaaacaatcaCAAAACTATGCTACTTGCTCTTCAAATTCACGGCCAAAGATCTCAAACAGGCACTATGTCCTACCTATCAATCTGATTTTTCTTAGTAGGTTGACTTTCCATCTCTGAGAACATCATTTCACATCTCCTCTTCTCTGCTCAAGTATCACGCACCCCTCTCTCCACCCTACTCTCTGTTGATAATCTCACCTCattcctcagttataaaataaaagtaatcagACAGTAACCCCTCATTTTCCAAATACCGTATCTGTTAACCTACCTGCATGTATACTGTTGTGTCTCCTATCGTAAGAAACAAATAGCTCAGCTCTCATCCAAGGCCAATCCCCTGTATGTGCTCTGAATCCCACTCTCGTTTCTCTTCTAAAGATAACTTCTTCAGTCATCCCCTCCTTCTCCTGTATCATCAACGTATCACTGATGTACCATTCCTATTAGCATACAAAGATACTCTAGAATTTCCCAACTTAAAAGAACCCTCTCTTAATTCCCCAATCCCCTGCAACTGCTTCATCATTTCTACACTCCCCTTTCACAGCAAAATTTCTCAGAATATTTGCCCACAGATGTGTCTCCACTTTCTCACCTCCCATTCACACTACTAAATCTGACGTCTTTCTCTACCCTATCACTACGAGAGCTTTCATCAAGGTCACTGACAAACCTCTATATAACTGAAGCCAACAGACACTTCTGTGGTCCCAAATTACTGGAAATCGTAGCAGTAATCAACAAAATTAACGGCTCCATCCTCCCAGAAACACCTTCCTCGTCTCCTCTGTCAACCCTCGCCTGGTTTTCTTTATATCTAACTGGCCATTCCTCACCCTCCTTAGTTAATACCTCTTTCTCCCCTCAACCTCTCAATGAGGCAGTGCTTTCCAGCAggactttcttttctctcttctctctaggCAATCTCACCCAATCCCACAGCATTAAGACCATCTGGCCTCTGAAGGCATCATCCTTGAGTCCTTCCTTAACTTGTTGCTCACATCCAATCCATCAATGAGTCCTGCATTTTTACTTCTGCTGTATTTCTCAAGTATAATAATTTCTCAAGTATTTCCTTCTATCTCCACTGTCACCAAGATCTCTAACTAGTTTGAGCTATTGTTTTCCCTGCctcaaatttattctctcagaaaCATTTTCTGACCACCCTAAAGTCCATCCCCACCTCAGTTACATCCTGTAACGtgtattttccttctattttcctcAAAATACTTAGTGCCCACCTGCACTTGCTGCTTATTTACTTACTCACTTTGTCCATCCCCTTCTCTCCTCTTAACCTCCACACCAGAATAATGACTCCATGAAAGTAGAGACTTGGTCTATTTTGATCATAGTTATACTCCAACACCCCACGGTGCCTAACACATAGTGGTGGTCAGTAAATGCttcttaaatgaataaatgaagatggCTGGTGTTAAATGAGCTTAATGCTATTACCACACCATTAACAGCTACCTATTTACATATATTTCCTCTGGCTTGGGAGAGCTCTCTGAATGCAGGACTAGGTTTGATCTATTTTTGTATCCTTACTATTTTAGCACGTCTTACACGTAGTGGTTGTTTAACAAATAGTTACTGAAACaaagaagttaaaattaaaaatatattgacttagggacttccctggtagtccagtggttaagaatccgccttccaatgcaaggaacgcaggttcgatccctggtcggggaactaacatcccacatgccacggggcaactaagcctgcgtgctactaactactgagcccacgtgccacaactagagagaagcctgtgcgctctggagcctgtgcaccgcaactagagaagcctgcgcccacccgcgcaccacaacaaagatcctgtgtgctgcaactaagacctgacgcagtcaaattaattaattaattaattaattttaaaaatacattgactTGGTGTGTTCCTATTTGTAAGGTATGAGATATACAAAGATACTAATTCTCtatttgatgaaaaatatttataagtacaGTTTTGGATAGGACTTGAATCTCCCTGCCAAAAAGCTCCCTGTACCACAATTATATTAATGGCCTAAGAGAAACTTTTCCTACTCAAATCTACCTTACCCCCCACTTTCTTTATTTAGAGTATGAAGTGAAAATACAAAGTTTCTTGCAGGTAGAACTGAATGAGTTCATGTTAAAACTTTTTTGCAGACAGACCCAGATTTCAGTAGATGAGAAGATTTTTATTACAATTGCTTCTAATACAATAAAGCTGTATCTTTATTAGACAGTCTTTACTTACTGGTATCTCAGTCGTATATAGGATGAAACACCATGAATTCAAAGAAAGAGCtctttaaaatctaaaaaataaagaaataggagTCTCATGAATGCAGTATAATGatttacttctctttttaattatGGTATTTAATGTCTATGTCTTGCCCTAAGGTGAAGACCTTGAGCAAGTCGAATAACATATGCTCCTTTTTTTATGGCCGTGTGgcaaggcatgcaggatcttagttccctgaccagggatggaaccagtgccccctgcagtggaagcgcagagtcttaaccactggaccaccagggaagtccctatatggttcttttttaaaaaaaataaatttgtcatAATTTTAGGAGGCCTAATCTTACATAAAAAAATAGGACTAagataataaaagacaaaaataaataacatgaaattGGCTCTAATCAGGGGCTGAAATATGCGGCTTaggaaataagattttaaaaactgacattAGCTTATCCTATTGAGAATCAGAAAAGAGGTGGGATCATAAATTATTCGATTGGTAAGGACTGGTAGGCCGTGGgcagaaagagacaaagagaaaaagctATTCAAAACAGGGGAATAACATGATCAAAGGcataaaacaaaaacttagaGTACCAGTGACAAAAGTAGCCTGGCACACTTTCATATaagcaaaaaatgaaagaaaagtccTAATGAATAGAAAAGGGCCAGCTAATGAAAGGCCTTAGAAACTCTGGACCCAGTTCTAATTGTTGAACAGAGAACAGGCAACAGAGAGACATTTTAAGATCACTTATCAAGTAAGATGATGTGATACAGGTAgttctgtattttagaaaaactaGCTGGAGTACATGATTAGATAAAGATAGAGAAAGCAGGGAGATAAAAAAGGAGAGTATTTAGGTATTTAGCAGCACACTTCCTCCTTTCAACTTAGCTGGTTCTATTTTGAGACTAGATTTCTTTAGACTCAGATGTACCTTATAACTCTATGACATGACTTCTTAATTGTTATCGAAATAAACAAGGCTTGAAACACTCCttgttttattccttcctttacTTCTTGAACAGACTGTTACCAACTCCTGATTATTTCCCCCTGAGAATGCCTTGTACATTTAATCATTCCCTTTCCATTCCTACTGGAAGTACCTTAATACAGGGCCTCATTACCTTACATttgggtttctgtttctttgcctccagcctttccttccttcatctcAACGTATACCTTACTACCAGATTAATCTTCCAAAACACCCCTGCACATAGGGTCCCTTGCTCAGAAATCTCTGAAGGCCTCCTACTGCTTGAAAAAGCAGAACCTGAATGCCTTAACTGGCAGTGGAGGGAGCCAGCAAGCTGCTCTGACATCACCGTTGACTATCATCATTTTAAGGCCCAGCTCAAATCCCATCTCCTCACTAATCCCTCTATCATTAGTCTAGACTAGAACAGCTCTGTCCAACAAAAATATCATGCAAGCCAgatatgtaattaaaaatttttttcacagccACATTGAAGTTTCACAGGtgaaattacttttatttaacccaatatatccaaaatattatcatctcaacatgtaataattaaagaaattattgagatttttttttggtactgaGCTTTCAAAATCTACTGTGTATTTTATAATTACAGCACATCACAATTCGAACTAACCACAATTTCAAGTGTGCAATAGCGACATGTAGCTAGAGGCTACTGTAATAGCAGAGATTTCTAGAATCTAAAATCAATGCTTTGGACTGTAGAGCATTGTGCTTTGCCACTCCTAAAGCGCAAGTTGGCACCATACTATTCTTACATACATGTCTTAGGTTTTATTTAATGGTATCACCAACCACTTAGTCTCCCAGACTAAAAATTCTGAAGTCACCCTCTTATCACCATTTTGGCTGCCACCAGTTGAATCCTATTTGATATTTCAGCAATGTCTGACATCCTTTACTATCCTGCCTCAAAGGAGGCATTCATTACCTTACCTGAATGATTGCAATTTCCTCTCATCTAGTTTTCCTGTTCCAAGTTCATCTTCCACACAGCTATCAGAGACCATCCTAAAAAACAAATATCCTCATGCCCCTTCCTTGTGCAAAGCAGTCATTGACTTCCGgctaaatactgaataaaatctAAACACCTTCCTTGGAAAGCAAGGTCCTTCACAAGTTTACCTCAATCTCCCTGTTGCTTCACCAACTGCCCTTACACTGCATGCTCAAGCGCATTCATTCTCCCGCTCTCCCTAAGCATGCCAAAACTTCTCAAGTCTCTGCATCTCTGTACTGCAGCCAGGGATGACCTTCTCCTGAGCTTAGTACATTCCTTTTGACCCTTCGTGACCCAGCTCAAATATTTACTCCTTTATAAAGCTATTTTGGTGTCTCCAggcaatgttatttatttttagttagcACAAGTGGGCACAAAGAGTATTATGTTGAATGGATGTTAAATGTATGGGGGAAGAGtaaaagtgaattttttaaactcCAATACCAAGCACAGCACTCAAAGCAACATAAATGTGTACTGAAAGGAATGAACCTTCACCATATCCTAAATCCCTTCGGGGCAGTGTTTTCTGACGGATACCATTTCACCTTAATTATCTATCAGTTACTTGCTCTCTCAATAACGATCATGCATGTTGATGACAACTGAGGGGAACCATGCAAAATCTAAGGGGAAACAAAAGAGTCTGGGTTAGCCCTGGAGCTCAAATGAGAAAAGTCTCCTCCTGGTCAATTCCGGGACAGCACGGGTTTCACAACACGGTCAAAGGGGTTCTAAAATTAAAACTTAGGGCATGGGCAATGATAACGCAGGCTCGCCTGGTCACAGGAAGCCAGACTTGCCGGAGTTAAAATTATTCTGACCTCCTGTTTACTGAAGAGCATGTAAATAGAGTGATGATACTGGAAGCGCTCAAAGGAGATGCGGTGGGCGGGGGGGGCGCGGGGGTCTTTGGAGTCGATTAACCAAAAAGAACGCCTACTTTGTGCCCAGTAGCCTCGTGATCTCTCAACCCGAAACCACGGGAAGACCCCGAGCGAGGAGGCTGAGAACAAGGTAACCACAATGCTAAGAAGCCAAAGCTGGCATCGGATTAACTCCTCCAGCGACGAGAGACTGAAAGGCCGGAGGGAAACagcaaaaaggaggaaagaagagtcTGGGAGTGAATCGTAGGAACTGCCACAAAAGAACGAGAGCTTTAGACACTTGGAGAAGTCACTCTCTTTCCCTCGCTGAACACTTCCGCCAGAAACGACCAGGACAGGCGCACCCGCAACCCTGGGGGAACGTCCGCGGCGGAGACTGGGTTGGAGTCGGAGCCAGGCTCTCCCCGAGGGCCGAGACGTTCCCTCCCCCATCCAAAGGCGCACTGCTTTCTTCCGCCCCCACTTGCCTCGTCAGTCCTCCCCCAACGCCGTCCACTGCCCTTCTCAACCCTTACTCGCATCCAGGTTCAAGAGCGAGAAAAGATGAGGTTGGCTCAGCAGCGCCGGTGAGGATCACGCAGCAAAAGCCCCTCACTGGCGGCCGCCATTTTGAAACTGGAGGCGATCCGCGGAGGCGGGGAAATCCAGGGTGATACCATCTTCGGGGGTGGGAGGGACTAAGCTGGAGGAAGGAGGTGGCATTTACACGGAGTCTCGTCACCTGGGGcggaagttttatttttaaagaatttacaaTATGTTGAGGCTAAAAGAAATATGAGAAGAGTCAAGcagtgaaaggaagaagaggaatgaTTTATCGGAGCCACCCCTCCCTTCGAGCGGGCGCGGAGAATGGTGGGTCCCGAGGCCGCAGCTTCCGCCGGCGCCGGTGGTTGGGCTCACCGCCGCCCTAGGTCGTGGTCTTGTTGTTGCTCCTGAGGCTTCAGGTGGGTCCGGGATCCCGGGCGGTCGAGGCGGCGAGAGTCCCCTTTGTGCAGGCGGGGAGGGTGCACCTTTAGGAAAGCCCTCAGCGGCGGTGTGTACCTGCGGGTGGGGGTGGTCTGGGCCTCCCCGTGACTGCAGCGGCCCCCCTTCCCGAGGCTTCCAGCGAAGGAGACAGGGAAAGGCGAGGAAATAGGGATTGCTTTGAGGTGGGCGGCTGCGCTCACGGTTCCCGCCTGGCGCCTTTGGGAAGGGGTACTCTGAGGCTGTCCTAACTGGAAAATATCTTTAGGTTCACGGCTCCTAGGCTGCAGCGGGGAAGGGACTGCTTCTCCGCGAGGATCTCCGATTGGTCCAAGTTTTAGAGTTCTGTCTTCCTCGTTATTCAGGATTGGAAGCTAACCTTGCTCTAAGTCTCCAACCCTCTTGAGCCGACCATTCCACAAAATACACACTTTttcaaaacttaattttttaaaaagtaatacttaTGCTTGATTTCTAGGGCGTATACGTCATTAAGACGGGGTTCCAGATCTTAAGGAGTTCCGTTTCTCCATGCATCCAGAACTGTTTTTTATAGGTTAAGTCGACACTTTTTGATCACTACATATAAAGTCCCGTAGGGACTAATTAgagtagaatttatttttttaatgtctagtCGTCTATATTATTCCAGCGTGAATTCAGAGGGGCTTACAAAAATACACACTatatacaattttctttttagaaGTTAAGCGGAAAAAAATTGGGTTGAAGAAAAGGTAATACAGGCATATCTCATTTTATCGTGCTTCACAGataatgcatttttaacaaactgaaggtgtgtggcaaccctgcattgtcagatgttggttagcattttttaacaataatgTGTTTTTtagttaaggtatgtacattgtatttttagacataatgctattgcacactttaaaCAGACTCTAGTgtaaacctaatttttttttttttttttttttttgtggtatgcgggcctctcactgttgtggcctcccccattgcggagcacaggctccggatgcgcaggcccagcggccatggcccacgggcccagccgctccgcggcacatgggatcctcccagaccggggcacgaacccgtatcccctgcatcggcaggcggactctcaaccactgcgccaccagggaggccctaaacctaatttttatgtgcactgggaaaccaaaaaattcttgtgactcgcTTTATCTCTATGTTCGCTTTATcacggtggtctggaaccaaactcaTGATATCTCCAAGTTATGCCCTTATTAGGAAAAACGAGATAAAGCCAAAAGTAAGGTTAATATAAATGTTGACCTTTATACTTACTGTAAGAGACAGTAAAGCACCAATGAGCTTGGACCAAGGATCCAGACTGCCTGGGCTTTAATACGAGTCTGCCACTTACTGAatctgtgaccttaggcaagttgatTGTCCCtggatttcctcatctgaaaaaaatattcctACTGCATTGGGGACATTGTATTAGTTAATACATGTATAGTaatgtgaggattacatgaattGGTGATTATGAAAAGCATTAAGAACCATGCCTTACAGAGAGTACTCCAAGAGTCAGCTCTTTCTAAAGGTAgagaaaaaattttgaatcattttgGTATCAGAGGATACATCATCCGTTACTCAATTCCCTAAGTCCATAAGATAAAAActcgtttgttttgttttgtttcaggaaTAGCATAGCTACTCCCCAGTtctgaagtaaaaacaaaatttttcttgAGAGGTCTTCATATAAAGAAGATACTAATAATATGTACAGTGACGTTGAGGGCACCCATGTGGATGTCACTCTTTATCCAAGCCTGGACCTGTCTCATTAGAGATCGTCCCAGGTGCTTGCTGCCCTTTGCCCATCAGATGAAGCCATCTTACTGTCTTGAGCCCGTGATCAAGAGCCTGTCTACGTTCCCCCTCCTGTCCTTTCTCTAGGGAAGCATTCTTGCTCACTTTTTATGTCCATCAATCTTTGTCTTCCCTGGTCATCCCTTTGTCTCCGCAGTGACATATGCAGGACAAATGATGCTGAGTGCCACTGGGTCCCAAAGTCCATTTAGTAGTAGATTGTACAGTTGTAATATGAAATGCCTGTGGGGCTAAGATTTGCCATTTATGTCTTTGGGATGGAATCAGGCTTCCATCATGATAGTTGAATCCTGTAGAGTCTCTGTGAGAGCCTGTATACAGCAGGAGTCTCAAGGGCTTGGCTCATCTCTTCTGCTTAGAGTAAAGCCAGACAGAATTGCCTTCTGGCCCTGTTAGAGGAGTGCCAACAGTAATGGCTTATAGCCCACAGGTGGCCATGGGCTTATTTAAAAAGTCTTGGGCTGAGAGTCAGCAATTACTTTTTTTGTTGGTTAAATACAGTTATCTTACAGTCAGCTGTGCTGAGTGTTAGAATTGACACCTCTTAAGAAACTTGAGGAACCTAATAAGGACAGGTGGGAGAATAGATGACCCCCAGACTTCTCTAGAAACCTATATTGTCTAGTATTTTGTAGTTTAGTGCTTTCCAGGTTACATCATTTGATTAAGGCATGCATTGTTATTCCCCTACTTGACTGACTCAAGTTTATAAAACAAGTGGCTGACTTGATCAGAATCACAAAAAGTACCTAAATGTTTATCAAACAGTATTTAAGGATCTAAATGCAAATAATGCTAGTTAGGGAATGTACAATGCTAAGAGAACCACCATCTTTTAGGAATAAGGTAAGATTggttacatttacatttatatgtcCAAGAACTATTTGCAGCAAATCAGCTGGGGAGTTATTTCAAACATCTCATTTACTTACATCATAATTTTCTAGATCGGTGATATTCAGACTGGAATCTTCTGTGTGTAATATTACACTCTGTGAAAGACAGTATGTAGTCATTGTGTGACTTAACCCAGTGCCTTTAGATAGTAAAGCTTGAGAAATAAAGAATTAGAATGTGTGTGAGAACGAGTATCCTAGAAGGAGCAGCAGGAATCCAGTCTACATAATCCTAGCACAGTTCAGTGCTAAGCCCTTTTGTTAGCAGTAATGTATTATCTTTCTCTGATGTTGTCCTGTCTTCTCAGCCATAATATAGGATTTATTTATTATAGATTCATgtgcatacatatgtattttgatttcatctttggaTACAAATTTTTACAGAAAATTGATGATTCAACTGTGTTTTTATTGAATTACTGCAGATTCATTTTCCATATGATGACTTCTAGATCTTCTATGAAGAAGTCCTCCTCTTCTGCCTTTTAGAAACTCTTAACACTTAAAAAGTCTTAAGtaccataaatatcaattaggggAAGGGTCTCTACAAGAGGCATTTGGATATGATAGAAGGAGCTAGAGCTTTGGAATGAACCCGAGTTTGAATTCCAGATCTACACGTAATACCTATTTGGGTTAAACTgtattcttatctgtaaaataaagataacaatATTTTGTGTTATATATTGGACTATATGATGGCTCTGGTACCTAGTAGTCATTCTACAAAAGTAAGTTTCTCTGTCCCCATATGTTCTGTAGAATCATTTAATTGATATTCAGATCTGTTGTGACATTAttcaatatgatttttttttaatttctcatatgttttcctttcaaaaattagttttaaaaaaata
This sequence is a window from Mesoplodon densirostris isolate mMesDen1 chromosome 4, mMesDen1 primary haplotype, whole genome shotgun sequence. Protein-coding genes within it:
- the NDUFB1 gene encoding NADH dehydrogenase [ubiquinone] 1 beta subcomplex subunit 1 is translated as MLRSQSWHRINSSSDERLKGRRETAKRRKEESGSESPPPTPSTALLNPYSHPGSRARKDEVGSAAPVRITQQKPLTGGRHFETGESSSERKKRNDLSEPPLPSSGRGEWWVPRPQLPPAPVVGLTAALGRGLVVAPEASAFMMNLLQIVRDHWVHILVPVGFVVGCYLDRKNDEKLIAFRNKSLLYKRELRPSEEVTWK